A genomic stretch from Neospora caninum Liverpool complete genome, chromosome III includes:
- a CDS encoding putative ATP-dependent RNA helicase, producing MLGGFCGTEWQKTDLASESVLILSRVLVPLAVTPEMPADDVLSVLLRGTRLSRKQDHHESSSSSSASRFCVSTPVFQLPSRRKEARGKLHAASPEESAEPVDFFAVYDSSSSQTNERGVGRKAAKTGDSAPDAPSRRLSKGKRRTRNAFDTPQDGDESEEEDRLSGCDGKAQRARELTTTEAATLRRKNRIYVKAGAEVLVPPPFSSFSDSLSPRASEASTQAPHKKSQQGGKNAEERKRELEGLGSSGEGGKRASLGLPLWLQERLKGRSIEKPTPIQMQALPLLLGGQHLLATAPTGSGKTFAFLLPLITLLKRPGKEFARLLVVCPSRELAKQTQREFDSLAGARGFRCRLLDEQKQGTDQPLSQAKRVDAVATTPLRLVQFLRDGRVSLAQCRHLVLDEADKLLDLGFAPQLDEILAGCTFPRLQVCLFSATLPPEVLRLADSLLHNPVHISIGAPNAAATSIEQELLFCTNEEGKLLALRTLHLTGKFVPPVLIFVQSKERAKQLYCELVYDGIFVECIHADKTKKQRDDIVEAFRRGQIWVLICTDVMARGVDFKNVELVINYDFPQSAAVYIHRIGRTGRAGRQGRAITFYTTTDIPNLRSVVGVMQQTSTCEVPEWLQKMTKMTAKQKRDLQKRAPERKPILTTPATDVRKEKRRQQAIEASKAKKRRREAAEAGSE from the exons atGCTTGGAGGGTTCTGTGGAACCGAATGGCAGAAGACGGACCTCG CCTCAGAGTCCGTGCTTATTCTATCGCGCGTTCTCGTGCCTCTTGCCGTTACCCCCGAGATGCCTGCAGACGATGTTCTCTCAGTCCTCCTGCGAGGCACGCGCCTCAGCAGGAAACAAGATCACCATGaatcgtcttcctcttcgtctgcgtctcgcttctgtgtctccaccCCTGTGTTTCAGCTGCCTTCGCGCCGGAAAGAGGCTCGCGGGAAGTTGCATGCGGCGTCGCCTGAGGAGTCTGCGGAGCCTGTGGACTTCTTTGCCGTCTACGACAGCAGCTCTTCTCAAACGAATGAAAGAGGCGTTGGCCGCAAGGCGGCCAagaccggagacagcgctcCCGACGCACCTTCGCGGCGTCTGtcgaaaggaaaaagaaggacaAGGAACGCGTTTGACACGCCtcaagacggagacgagagcgaggaggaagatcGCCTATCGGGATGCGACGGGAAGGCTCAACGCGCTCGCGAATTAACCACCACTGAAGCAGCCACGCTTCGCCGCAAGAACCGAATCTACGTCAAGGCAGGGGCCGAGGTTCTCGTCCccccgccgttttcttctttttcagactctctctctcctcgagcgTCTGAGGCGTCGACACAGGCGCCTCACAAAAAATCCCAGCAAGGCGGAAAGAACGCCGAGGAGCGCAAGCGGGAATTGGAGGGTCTTGGAAGTAGCGGAGAGGGCGGGAAACGCGCTTCTCTAGGTTTGCCACTCTGGCTGCAAGAGCGGTTGAAAGGTCGAAGCATTGAAAAGCCGACTCCGATACAAATGCAA GCTCTTCCCCTGCTTCTTGGTGGTCAACACCTGCTCGCTACGGCTCCTACAGGCTCAGGAAAGACCTTtgcgttccttcttcctcttatCACCCTGTTGAAG aGACCAGGGAAAGAGTTTGCGCGTCTCCTGGTCGTTTGCCCGTCCAGGGAGCTCGCGAAACAGACCCAGCGTGAATTCGACAGTCTTGCAG GTGCGCGAGGGTTCCGATGTCGTCTTTTAGACGAGCAAAAACAGGGCACAGACCAGCCGCTCTCACAAGCGAAGCGCGTCGATGCAGTTGCCACAACTCCTCTTCGACTGGTCCAATTTCTTCGCGACGGCCGC gTGTCGCTCGCGCAGTGTCGCCACCTGGTTCTCGATGAAGCAGATAAACTGCTTGATCTAGG gTTCGCTCCACAGCTGGACGAGATCCTGGCCGGGTGTACCTTTCCGCGGCTGCaagtgtgtctcttctcagcTACGCTCCCGCCTGAGGTGCTTCGCCTCGCGGACTCGCTTTTGCACAATCCAGTCCACATTTCCATTG GCGCGCCCAATGCCGCAGCTACGTCGATTGAGCAGGAATTGCTTTTCTGCACgaacgaggagggaaagcttctcgcgcttcgaACGCTCCACCTCACGGGCAAGTTCGTGCCGCCCGTTCTCATTTTTGTGCAG AGCAAGGAACGCGCGAAGCAGCTGTACTGCGAGTTGGTCTACGATGGCATCTTTGTCGAGTGCATTCATGCGGACAAAacaaaaaagcagagagacgacatCGTGGAGGCTTTTCGCCGGGGTCAG ATCTGGGTGCTGATTTGCACAGACGTCATGGCCAGAGGTGTTGACTTCAAAAATGTAGAGCTCGTGATCAATTACGATTTCCCCCAGTCTgctgcggtgtacatacaccgcatCGGACGCACAGGCCGAGCGGGGCGACAAGGCCGG GCCATCACATTCTATACAACCACCGACATTCCAAACCTGCGGAGTGTTGTCGGAGTCATGCAACAGACGTCAACGTGCGAGGTGCCGGAGTGGCTGCAAAAAATGACGAAAATgacagcgaagcagaaacgcgatCTCCAAAAGCGTGCGCCAGAAAGAAAACCGATTCTGACAACTCCCGC GACCGACGtgcggaaggagaagaggcgccagCAGGCCATCGAGGCGAGCAAAgcaaagaagcggagacgcgaagcagccgagGCAGGTTCTGAGTGA
- a CDS encoding putative replication protein A2, producing the protein MDFGHDPGADGSRQFGRGLGGEFGDEGGFGGGAPLDAFGGGFQGDGGFLATGDPTGAMFGTGDFDGGGFLMHAGAGATQPGAMPSHQQNTFMPVKIGAVMNAFAEKPDESAISLAPPPAPPLHLLRIIGRVSRVSGHLPEASAGPIDYSAGRACFELEDGTGVVDCEWLLGDDITPYKQKRVEAALQVNNYVRVYGQMSTLGQAVPMLRVHAVRPVTSAGDLLFHEADCCSAFVKIKFFGQQLPDPLEAQLPVARGPAGSHASAQKPLTSSALSPSHGYAGR; encoded by the exons aTGGATTTTGGCCACGATCCAGGCGCAGATGGCTCCCGCCAATTCGGCCGAGGCCTCGGCGGAGAGTtcggcgacgagggaggaTTCGGGGGCGGCGCTCCACTGGATGCCTTCGGCGGCGGCTTCCAAGGCGACGGAGGTTTCCTCGCCACGGGAGACCCGACAGGAGCGATGTTTGGCACAG GCGACTTCGACGGCGGAGGCTTTttgatgcatgcaggcgcagGCGCAACGCAACCTGGTGCCATGCCAAGCCACCAACAAAACACCTTCATGCCCGTCAAAATCG GAGCAGTTATGAATGCGTTTGCGGAAAAACCGGACGAATCTGCGATCTCTCTGGCGCCGCCTCCAGCCCCGCCCCTCCACCTGCTGCGGATCAtcggccgcgtctctcgggtGTCTGGACACCTGCCGGAAGCGAGTGCGGGGCCGATTGACTACTCTGCAGGCCGCGCCTGCTTCGAACTCGAAGACGGCACGGGTGTGGTCGACTGCGAGTGGCTGCTCGGCGACGACATCACGCCTTACAAGCAAAAGCGCGTCGAG GCCGCCCTCCAGGTGAACAACTACGTTCGGGTCTATGGCCAGATGTCGACTCTCGGACAGGCTGTGCCGATGCtgcgggtgcatgcagtgaggCCCGTCACGTCAGCGG GCGACCTTCTGTTCCACGAAGCAGACTGCTGTAGTGCATTCGTAAAAATCAAGTTTTTCGGCCAGCAGCTGCCTGACCCTCTTGAGGCTCAGCTGCCAGTGGCACGAGGGCCCGCCGGCTCACACGCCTCTGCACAGAAGCCTTTGACTTCTTCCGCGCTTTCGCCGTCGCACGGATACGCTGGCAGATAA